In a genomic window of Scomber japonicus isolate fScoJap1 chromosome 17, fScoJap1.pri, whole genome shotgun sequence:
- the thbs1b gene encoding thrombospondin-1, which translates to MKLTGIFLLLMLWSCESARVAESRDDNSVYDLFELVQVPKKNHGVSLVKGDDPYSPAYKILNPDLIPPVPERAFRDLIDSIHAEKGFLLLLNFKQFKRTRGSLLTVEKKDGSGPVFEIVSNGKANTLDIVFSTENKQLVVSIEDVDLATSHWKNITLFVQEDRAVLYTGCEEVDTAELDAPIQSILTQETPATAQLRVGKGAVKDRFMGVLQNVRFVFGTTLDAILRNKGCQSSMTADTMILENLNGSSAIRTEYTGHKTKDLQMVCGFSCEDLVTMFKELKGLGVVVKELSNELRQLTDENKLIKHHIGIHSGACIHNGIVHKNRDEWTVDDCTECTCQNSATVCRKISCPLIPCANATVPDGECCPRCGTPSDYAEDGWSPWSEWTHCSVSCGRGIQQRGRSCDRINNNCEGTSVQTRDCYLQECDKRFKQDGSWSHWSPWSSCSVTCGEGVITRIRLCNSPTPQLGGKECEGEGRQTEKCQKSSCPINGNWGPWSPWDTCSLTCGGGSQTRKRLCNDPAPKYGGKDCIGDVKDTQTCNKKACPIDGCLSNPCFAGAKCISAPDGSWKCGKCPVGYTGNGIKCKDIDECKEVPDACFEFNGVHRCENTEPGYNCLPCPARYSGPQPFGKGLEQAAAKKQVCTPRNPCLDGSHDCNKNARCNYLGHFADPMYRCECKPGYAGNGHICGEDTDLDGWPNADLVCVENATYHCKKDNCPNLPNSGQEDYDKDGIGDACDSDDDNDSIPDDRDNCPFVYNPRQYDYDRDDVGDRCDNCPYNSNPDQTDTDNNGEGDACAVDIDGDGILNEKDNCPYVYNVDQKDTDLDGVGDMCDNCPLEHNPDQVDSDDDRVGDKCDSNQDIDEDGHQNNLDNCPYIPNANQADHDKDGKGDACDHDDDNDGIPDEKDNCRLAFNPDQLDSDGDGRGDACKDDFDQDNVPDIYDVCPENFDISQTDFRKFQMVPLDPKGTSQIDPNWVVRHQGKELVQTVNCDPGIAVGYHEFNSVDFSGTFFINTERDDDYAGFVFGYQSSSRFYVVMWKQITQTYWSNKPTKAQGYSGLSIKVVNSTTGPGEHLRNALWHTGNTPGQVRTLWHDPKNVGWKDFTAYRWHLIHRPRTGHIRVVMYEGKKIMADSGSLYDKTYAGGRLGLFVFSQEMVYFSDLKYECRDA; encoded by the exons ATGAAGCTGACAGGGATATTTTTGCTATTGATGCTTTGGAGCTGCGAGAGTGCGAGAGTCGCAG AGAGCCGAGACGACAATAGCGTGTATGACTTGTTTGAGCTCGTCCAAGTCCCCAAGAAGAACCACGGCGTCTCCCTGGTGAAAGGAGACGACCCGTACAGCCCCGCCTACAAGATCCTCAACCCGGACCTGATCCCCCCAGTCCCCGAGAGGGCCTTCAGGGACCTGATCGATTCCATCCATGCCGAGAAGGGATTCCTTCTCCTGCTTAACTTCAAGCAGTTCAAACGCACCAGGGGAAGCCTCCTGACCGTGGAGAAGAAGGATGGCTCCGGTCCAGTGTTTGAGATCGTCTCCAACGGAAAGGCGAACACTTTGGACATAGTTTTCTCCACCGAGAACAAGCAGctggtggtttccattgaagATGTGGATCTGGCTACGAGCCACTGGAAGAATATCACGTTGTTCGTGCAGGAGGACCGGGCGGTGCTGTACACGGGATGCGAGGAGGTGGACACCGCAGAGCTGGATGCGCCCATCCAGAGCATCCTGACGCAAGAGACCCCTGCCACCGCGCAGCTCAGGGTTGGGAAGGGAGCCGTGAAGGACAGATTTATG GGGGTCCTGCAAAATGTGCGGTTTGTGTTTGGAACAACGCTGGATGCCATCCTCCGCAACAAAGGATGCCAAAGCT CAATGACAGCTGACACCATGATCCTGGAGAACCTCAATGGCTCCTCAGCCATCAGAACAGAGTATACCGGACATAAGACTAAAG ACCTGCAGATGGTCTGTGGCTTCTCCTGCGAGGACCTGGTCACCATGTTTAAGGAGCTGAAGGGTCTCGGTGTGGTGGTCAAGGAGCTGTCCAATGAACTCCGCCAGCTG ACTGATGAAAACAAGCTGATTAAGCACCACATCGGTATTCATAGTGGCGCCTGCATTCACAATGGCATTGTGCACAAAAACAGAGATGAGTGGACTGTTGATGACTGCACCGAGTGCACTTGTCAG AACTCTGCTACTGTGTGCCGCAAGATCTCTTGCCCCCTGATCCCCTGTGCTAATGCTACCGTTCCTGATGGAGAATGCTGCCCGCGCTGTGGAACAC CGAGCGACTATGCAGAGGACGGCTGGTCGCCGTGGTCTGAATGGACCCATTGTTCCGTGTCATGTGGGCGGGGCATCCAGCAGCGTGGGCGCTCTTGCGACCGTATCAATAACAACTGTGAGGGTACCTCTGTGCAGACCCGCGACTGCTACCTCCAGGAGTGTGACAAGCGCT TCAAGCAGGATGGCAGCTGGAGCCATTGGTCACCCTGGTCATCATGCTCTGTCACCTGTGGTGAGGGTGTCATCACCCGTATCCGCCTTTGCAACTCCCCAACCCCTCAGCTTGGGGGCAAAGAGTGTGAAGGAGAGGGCCGACAAACCGAGAAGTGTCAGAAGTCTTCGTGCCCCA TCAATGGCAACTGGGGACCCTGGTCACCGTGGGATACCTGCTCTCTTACATGTGGAGGCGGTTCCCAGACTCGTAAACGATTGTGCAATGACCCAGCACCAAAATACGGTGGCAAAGATTGCATTGGTGACGTCAAAGATACTCAGACGTGCAACAAGAAAGCCTGTCCCATTG ATGGGTGCCTATCCAACCCCTGCTTTGCTGGGGCCAAGTGCATCAGTGCCCCTGATGGTTCCTGGAAGTGTGGAAAGTGCCCAGTTGGCTACACCGGCAACGGTATCAAGTGTAAAGATATTGATGAG TGCAAGGAGGTCCCAGATGCTTGCTTTGAGTTTAATGGTGTGCACCGCTGTGAGAACACAGAGCCTGGCTACAACTGCCTCCCATGTCCTGCTCGCTACTCTGGACCCCAGCCGTTTGGCAAAGGATTGGAGCAGGCTGCTGCTAAGAAACAG GTATGCACACCCCGTAATCCCTGCCTCGACGGAAGCCACGACTGCAACAAAAACGCCCGCTGTAACTACCTCGGACACTTTGCTGATCCCATGTACCGTTGTGAGTGCAAACCTGGTTATGCTGGCAATGGCCATATCTGTGGAGAGGACACAGATCTGGATGGATGGCCCAACGCAGACTTGGTTTGTGTGGAGAATGCCACCTATCACTGCAAAAAG gaCAATTGCCCCAACCTGCCTAACTCTGGGCAGGAAGACTATGATAAGGACGGCATTGGAGATGCTTGTGACAGTGATGATGACAATGATAGCATTCCTGATGATAGG GACAACTGTCCATTCGTCTACAACCCCAGGCAGTACGATTATGACCGTGATGATGTGGGTGACCGCTGTGACAACTGCCCCTATAACAGTAACCCAGaccagacagacacagacaacaATGGAGAGGGAGATGCCTGTGCTGTGGACATCGATGGAGATG GCATACTAAATGAGAAGGACAACTGTCCCTATGTGTATAATGTCGACCAGAAAGACACAGATCTAGATGGGGTGGGAGACATGTGCGATAACTGCCCTCTGGAACATAATCCTGATCAG GTGGATTCAGATGATGACCGTGTGGGAGACAAGTGTGACAGCAATCAGGATATTGATGAGGACGGACACCAGAACAATCTGGACAACTGCCCATACATCCCTAACGCCAACCAGGCTGACCATGACAAAGATGGCAAGGGAGACGCCTGCGaccatgatgatgataatgatggcaTCCCCGATGAAAAGGACAACTGCAGACTGGCCTTTAACCCTGACCAGCTGGACTCTGATG GTGATGGCCGTGGAGATGCTTGCAAAGATGACTTTGACCAAGACAATGTGCCTGACATCTATGACGTGTGTCCAGAGAACTTTGATATTAGTCAGACAGACTTCCGCAAGTTCCAGATGGTTCCTCTGGATCCCAAAGGCACCTCCCAGATTGATCCTAACTGGGTTGTCCGCCATCAGGGCAAAGAATTGGTTCAGACTGTCAACTGCGACCCTGGTATTGCTGTTG gCTACCATGAGTTCAATTCAGTGGACTTCAGTGGGACTTTCTTCATCAATACCGAGAGGGATGATGATTATGCCGGCTTCGTGTTTGGTTACCAGTCTAGTTCCAGGTTCTATGTGGTGATGTGGAAGCAGATCACACAGACATACTGGTCAAATAAACCCACCAAAGCCCAGGGCTACTCTGGTCTGTCCATCAAAGTGGTCAACTCCACTACTGGCCCAGGAGAGCACCTCAGGAATGCCCTCTGGCACACAGGAAATACACCAGGACAG GTCCGCACTCTCTGGCATGACCCTAAGAATGTTGGATGGAAAGATTTCACTGCCTACAGATGGCATCTGATCCACAGACCAAGAACAGGACATATTAG AGTTGTGATGTACGAAGGCAAGAAGATCATGGCAGATTCTGGTAGCCTCTATGACAAGACATATGCAGGCGGCAGGCTAGGTCTTTTTGTCTTCTCACAGGAGATGGTATACTTCTCAGACCTGAAGTATGAATGCAGAG ATGCATAA